A portion of the Toxoplasma gondii ME49 chromosome VIIb, whole genome shotgun sequence genome contains these proteins:
- a CDS encoding diacylglycerol kinase catalytic domain-containing protein (encoded by transcript TGME49_259830~Signal peptide predicted by SignalP 2.0 HMM (probability 0.994) with cleavage site probability 0.616 at residue 39) produces MGALAAPALPLLPSRALPLSLRRLLVPLQLLSLVAVSSASTPSSSWHPTDNRRAVQSPGATGDADGSPVDADLASLEQQPAVVDPAFLQNLLGEVDTTAASTAEKAAPLSEVLRSNVADEAEDKISPREASGKLVEAPTVEKTKPRAVEAEGEVNVSDKPTEESRERKLRFAPKPKIRAKFSPGATKVSVVEATQVAAQWPCRGKTRFVFLFVNRKAGGQAGARWLTGANRNGEDSHTLQDVCTRVLIYDLLANHSGFQFLRETVEVKRALSHKQKPTKKHELVRVIAVGGDGTVMWVNREAVAANVPIAWIAFGIVGFGTGNDFAQSYGWTHGNAQKLDIFRGDTLKRLVQMWQNAVVARHDTWRMSVSTYDGGYFEHVNCDTRTLERITDGETGLHARSFESPFILYLGIGFDALVGIEFDRLRSTSRLRNRIMYGVAFLKLLRRSWKRVTEQIDTVYVVDRGQKKVLFTTNTEKYPTAMRLESSISMTFLNNRSMIGGIPLWRHTTRVGVLPPAKEGETRTIYDTYRRRLINAHQSMGDSRIELIAFHGRFDLIRSVLVDYDAAGRLLQHRGPFLVSFYPEEQAGPVGFQTDGEFRIGHRIKSIYVEFVDSFNVLKNVAGHAVRG; encoded by the exons ATGGGGGCTCTTGCTGCACCCGCTCTGCCGCTCCTGCCGTCGCGGGCGttgcctttgtctcttcggcgcctcctcgtgcctctgcagctgctctccctcgtcgctgtctcttcggcgTCCACTCCGTCCTCCTCATGGCACCCCACGGACAACCGACGAGCTGTCCAGAGTCCAGGAGCTACCGGGGATGCCGACGGATCCCCTGTTGACGCCGACCTCGCGAGTCTCGAACAACAACCTGCGGTCGTCGAtcccgcgtttctccagaATCTCCTCGGCGAGGTGGACACGACGGCGGCTTCAACGGCAGAGAAggctgcgcctctctctgaagTGCTTCGTTCCAACGTCgccgacgaagcagaggacaAGATATCCCCGCGAGAGGCGTCTGGGAAGCTCGTCGAAGCTCCAACAGTagaaaagacgaagccgCGGGCTGTGGAAGCCGAAGGCGAAGTGAACGTCTCGGACAAGCCGACTGAAGAgtcgagagagcgaaaactGCGATTTGCTCCCAAGCCGAAGATTCGCGCCAAGTTTTCCCCAGGCGCGACAAAAGTCTCTGTGGTAGAAGCCACGCAAGTCGCAGCTCAGTGGCCCTGCCGAGGAAAGACCCgattcgtcttcctctttgtgAATCGTAAGGCGGGAGGCCAAGCTGGCGCCCGGTGGCTCACAGGTGCGAACCGGAACGGCGAGGACAGCCACACACTCCAGGACGTCTGCACGCGAGTTCTCATCTACGACCTTCTCGCAAACCATAGCGGCTTCCAGTTCCTCAGAGAAACTGTAGAAGTCAAGCGAGCGCTGTCGCACAAGCAGAAACCTACGAAGAAACATGAACTCGTACGCGTGATCGCCGTCGGCGGAGACGGCACAGTCATGTGGGTGAACAGAGAGGCCGTCGCGGCCAACGTCCCAATCGCCTGGATCGCTTTCGGCATCGTTGGATTCGGCACTGGAAACGACTTTGCCCAGAGCTACGGATGGACTCACGGAAACGCCCAGAAGCTCGACATCTTTAGAGGTGACAC GCTGAAGCGACTGGTGCAAATGTGGCAAAACGCTGTGGTGGCGCGACATGACACCTGGAGAATGTCGGTCTCCACCTACGACGGGGGCTACTTCGAGCACGTCAACTGTGACACGCGAACGCTAGAAAGGATCACGGACGGCGAGACAGGACTTCACGCTCGCAGCTTCGAGTCCCCCTTCATCCTGTACCTCGGAATCGG CTTCGATGCACTTGTGGGAATCGAGTTTGACCGCCTCCGAAGCACGTCCAGGTTGAGGAATCGGATTATGTAtggcgtcgccttcttgaAGCTTCTGAGGCGTTCCTGGAAAAGAGTCACAGAGCAAATAGACACTGTCTACGTCGTCGACAGAGGCCAGAAGAAGGTTCTGTTCACCACGAATACTGAAAAATACCCCACCGCAATGCGACTCGAAA GTTCGATTTCCATGACCTTCTTGAACAACCGGTCCATGATCGGAGGGATTCCGTTGTGGAGACACACAACCCGCGTCGGCGTCCTGCCCCCAGccaaagaaggagaaacccGAACCATCTACGACACCTATCGGCGACGCCTTATCAACGCACACCAGTCCATGGGAGACAGCAGAATCGAGTTGATTGCTTTCCACGGACGATTTGACCTCATCCGCAGTGTTCTG GTTGACTACGACGCAGCAGGTCGGCTGCTCCAGCATCGAGGACCCTTCCTGGTCTCGTTTTACCCGGAAGAGCAAGCGGGACCGGTGGGATTTCAGACGGACGGCGAGTTCCGGATCGGCCACAGGATCAAGTCGATTTATGTAGAGTTTGTGGACTCGTTCAATGTGTTGAAGAACGTCGCGGGCCACGCGGTCAGGGGGTAG
- a CDS encoding hypothetical protein (encoded by transcript TGME49_259840), translated as MVGQDFYYLCRHPNVFRVPTRDEPLLTHALPLEILDPPEAAPFSKRRPAQWMSVCRPPSSSPHQGLSFRVTSLAFHPTEDLFALALAVTAAPPSPSPSSSPSPVFSSCSSSHGTIPRGRRGSDRMHPTQEGPEARQTRVVREGDYATSNEGDCDEVDRELRGERKEEASQRDMEDLAALQSAPSPVPATEGGMTLASAPPTGDESDKDGHPSLSASTHPLPPPSGSCESGSPFNSAQGDSPPQSDPPTPSTSPVAPRAYSPSSCSSSSSSSSSQGSSSSCSPSCPASSYSSRAAVAPAGLLCYSVIVLGDTVTRAPITSWRVPAVGQLEREAASGEEADRDRRQTGMKRTERRERRCKTREAESGVRYLSFTSDGNHLVVMEDKRDVLFLFRLPAPFLLLHPSQGILALRRRKRSARRNAAAKKLRRDALDGERQRLQVNEDKKESEDDAAESEECGDESGTDCDEDRFQARLVLALRLTETERRDDETAAEAAATAGPSQLGLSWLFPFFLSREKTHPPSVATTLERGLELKAETQEKSEGAAIASAGASASSPPHPYGASDLHPSVDPLSTPASGSASELLRGLNGSEKKTDALLSLRASENKDRVDPLTSEAAETKRREEPGKTDGERSRGGGMATVNDEAQKHTVTGEQDDREKAKATGGPGGEIDTVLDTEKDNARGENGLHCLSDELQAKSDRNPRRPLGLFLQVLWVGSGRAHRSVPRTTEDSDDGEHRRSRDGAAREAKREGGGPECPAVSPSSISEASMACTPSPPFCPGLTVLLAAAPAKGTPLLVLLCSRCGFLRHAQEGTEPTFSGRSLRHNSRCVQSLAHAASASLPTSSLSASRERAGDSASGDSAEESEAKTLETIPVSALLVVQPPTTQADFCSFVSAPGSLPFSTVSSAPLARASGSPGPAGHLATWASLASAPFELLAWPARLGRSLFDSSPLALELKQNAAASRVAFRTVLHWARALLHTRALFRASSRSSSRSRRDCSSGAGGAPRMDGETSGCADRSREKGQTQKLCENSGKRVHKQSPSASPSRKAKQLSTEARPQAGGGARRPLGRSDEVSEENGNATHPSGTTEGMRTDGRIQKMKISTRRVGEFFRGLLAHAAAPVGLPSVQLVKETVGSDLLPLFSGACATEFGSVFPVQVQKWTAKLREENEARKAKAAGARGATEQAWQAADGHTNYVEDGPACDWWYLAHTLEDQLYICSARNHVVLVKLDLLMRSVCDASSSSLARSRLPASPKLETGGSSGVDAFEGDRRRLRVGQRRGLVWEMRTLNEKKQLVSENRIAVSHDRRCVAIITWTGDALAVLELDAVPALHPSSSSPFCSPSVSLPHGRVSSLASAACAGGAASAAQRQGEDANTGARDGGKADAGKLQSEEEEEDGRRTEVYKGPAVRIRRQNWLPLFRGTSVAFTDERAFGRQLVVAQEPKLGGRVFVLDWDSLFFQPSPLQPLPPSSSFPSPCLSSSPTQSTWCSCSPGSPVSSTCRCAGSASCSACALSCSSSWSLACSSGSSAALRASCGASRGLAGTRRQEAETQKVGSRSKKARRRAGVDHKGEAARRLALLAAHPATLAILDTPESRGVSEVVAVRRHSAFCCLLAPSSSRRQTSQCLASSCSSLPLSASSSASAVSSSSPFSLGASSASRPERETVPGGCGRTDDCLLFRVERGQCAAVPVVWQFDIFQQLLSFHEKHELRGEDLDGATAFFFRHFAREVCHTSWLKAEDALLRSRTHFVLSLPGASSSSSSPEASALSARGLEKDAHALKSTQRPLPVLLPICAPLLLAPHFSTPHSPVSRVSWLAARGPLETAGARGCLRRWEHLFWERPRESACGRRLRGKRDREGTWRGRGESDVDAVEKEPEKGGEKEANGGGETVQRDKEEIKHQSVQVMSEDENVTRETQQIQTMEEEEETDGTCTLDPASASLEELISALSQTPETQHEAASSRLSFATPSSSLGSVLPSTSSLSPTCASASSPQSSLCTQSHSSSATSSASSSSGMRRKRQPSFSRESLVACCEAKRCRQRGERRCRGREDGEEAKSSEIRVRRLGPPFLDFWLLQVATASEEAL; from the exons ATGGTTGGCCAGGACTTCTACTATCTCTGTCGACACCCGAATGTCTTCAGAGTCCCGACGCGAGACGAGCCACTCCTTACGCATGCGTTGCCTCTCGAGATTCTCGATCCTCCTGAGGCCGCGCCCTTCTCCAAGCGTCGCCCTGCCCAGTGGATGTCTGTATGTcgtccgccttcttcgtctccacatCAGGGCCTCTCGTTTCGAGTGACCAGCCTCGCATTCCACCCGACAGAGGACTTATTTGCTCTCGCGCTTGCAGTGACAGCTGcccctccgtctccttccccgTCCTCCAGTCCCTCCcccgtcttttcttcctgctcgtCTTCCCATGGCACGATACCCAGGGGACGGCGAGGAAGTGATCGGATGCACCCGACACAGGAGGGTCCGGAGGCGCGACAAACGCGGGTCGTGAGGGAAGGCGACTATGCGACGTCCAACGAAGGCGACTGCGACGAAGTGGACAGAGAGCTCCGTGGTGaacggaaggaagaagcatcCCAGAGGGACATGGAGGACCTCGCGGCTCTTCAGTCGGCGCCGTCGCCGGTGCCGGCAACTGAAGGTGGCATGACGCTGGCATCCGCACCCCCCACTGGAGATGAAAGCGACAAGGATGGCCACCCAAGCCTTTCCGCGTCAACACACCCTTTGCCTCCTCCATCGGGGTCGTGTGAGTCAGGATCGCCCTTCAACTCGGCCCAAGGGGATTCGCCGCCTCAATCGGATCCTCCCACCCCCTCGACCTCTCCTGTTGCTCCACGCGCATACTCTCCGtcctcttgttcctcttcttcctcctctagTTCCTCTCAGggctcctcttcctcttgttcccCGTCTTGTCCCGCTTCTTCCTATTCTTCTCGCGCGGCCGTGGCTCCTGCTGGCCTTCTTTGCTACTCTGTGATTGTGCTCGGCGACACAGTGACTCGGGCGCCGATCACGTCGTGGCGGGTACCTGCGGTTGGGCAGCTCGAGAGGGAAGCAGCGAGCGGGGAAGAggccgacagagacagacggcaaACAGGTatgaagaggacagagagaagagagagaagatgcaaGACACGCGAGGCTGAGTCTGGCGTCAGGTACCTTTCGTTCACGTCAGACGGAAACCACCTCGTGGTCATggaggacaagagagacgtccttttcctctttcgtcttccggCGCcatttctgcttctccacccGTCCCAAGGCATTCTGGCCTTgcgcagaaggaaacgaagtgCACGCCGAAACGCGGCTGCAAAGAAGCTCCGCCGTGATGCCCTCGATGGGGAAAGACAAAGGTTGCAGGTAAATgaggacaagaaagagagtgAAGACGACGCGGCCGAAAGCGAAGAATGCGGGGACGAAAGTGGAACAGACTGCGACGAGGACAGGTTCCAGGCCCGGTTGGTGCTGGCGCTTCGTTTGACGGAGACGGAGCGTAGAGATGACGAGACAGCCGCGGAGGCAGCAGCCACCGCAGGACCGTCTCAGCTGGGTCTTTCCTGGCtgttccccttctttctgtctcgtgaAAAGACCCACCCCCCGTCCGTGGCCACGACACTCGAACGAGGCCTTGAACTGAAGGCTgagacacaagagaagagcgagggagcGGCTATCGCATCGGCGGGCGCTTCTGCCTCATCGCCGCCGCATCCCTATGGTGCTTCCGATCTCCATCCTTCGGTGGATCCCCTTTCGACGCCCGCGTCTGGCTCGGCCTCTGAGCTCTTGCGGGGGCTAAatggaagcgagaagaagaccgatgccctcctctctctgcgcgctTCAGAGAACAAAGACAGGGTGGATCCTCTGACGAGCGAGGCAgccgaaacgaagagacgagaggagccGGGAAAGACCGATGGCGAGCGCAGCCGAGGAGGCGGCATGGCCACGGTAAACGACGAAGCTCAGAAGCACACAGTGACGGGGGAGCAGgatgacagagagaaagcgaaagcgACAGGAGGCCCAGGAGGCGAAATCGACACCGTCTTAGACACGGAAAAGGACAACGCACGTGGCGAGAATGGTTTGCACTGTCTGAGCGACGAATTACAAGCAAAGTCCGATCGCAACCCTAGGCGCCCGCTGGGACTGTTTCTTCAGGTGCTCTGGGTGGGGAGCGGAAGAGCGCATCGGTCTGTTCCGAGAACGACAGAAGACTCCGATGACGGAGAACACAGACGATCCAGAGACGGAGCTGCAAGAGAGGCTAAAAGAGAAGGTGGCGGCCCCGAGTGCCCTGCTGTCTCGCCGTCTTCAATCTCTGAAGCTTCGATGGCGTGTACGCCTTCTCCGCCCTTTTGTCCAGGGCTCACGGTGCTCCTCGCGGCGGCTCCAGCGAAAGGGACGCCTCTGCTGGTCCTCCTTTGCTCGCGTTGTGGCTTTTTGCGCCACGCACAGGAAGGCACCGAGCCCACTTTTTCCGGCAGGAGCTTACGCCACAACTCGCGTTGTGTCCAGtctctcgcgcatgcagcgtctGCCTCCCTGCccacttcgtctctctctgcttcgaggGAAAGGGCAGGTGACTCGGCGTCAGGCGACTCAGCTGAGGAgtcggaagcgaagacactTGAGACCattcctgtctccgcgcttctCGTCGTGCAGCCTCCGACCACACAGGCGGATTTCTGctcgtttgtctctgctccTGGGTCTTTGCCGTTCTCGACGGTCTCCTCGGCGCCGCTCGCCAGGGCCTCCGGATCGCCTGGCCCGGCTGGTCATTTAGCCACCTGGGCTTCGTTGGCCTCTGCGCCCTTCGAGCTGCTGGCGTGGCCTGCGCGTCTCGGCCGAAGTCTCTTCGACTCGTCTCCGCTTGCGCTGGAGCTGAAGCAAAACGCAGCGGCCAGTCGCGTCGCGTTCCGAACTGTCCTTCACTGGGCTCGAGCGCTTCTCCACACACGGGCATTGtttcgcgcgtcttctcgctcttcttctcgctcgcgacGTGACTGTTCGTCTGGGGCTGGCGGCGCGCCGCGTATGGATGGGGAGACCTCGGGGTGTGCAGACCGAAGTagagaaaaaggacagaCTCAGAAGCTGTGCGAAAACTCTGGGAAGCGAGTGCATAAACAGTCGCCTTCAGCGTCCCCCTCccggaaggcgaagcagctgTCGACTGAGGCGAGGCCACAGGCGGGTGGCGGCGCCAGGAGGCCTCTTGGGAGGAGCGACGAAgtgagcgaagaaaacggcaACGCTACACATCCTTCCGGGACTACTGAGGGGATGCGGACCGACGGGAGAATTCAGAAGATGAAAATCTCCACGCGTCGCGTGGGCGAATTCTTTCGGGGCCTCTTGGCCCACGCCGCGGCCCCCGTCGGGCTGCCCTCCGTCCAGCTGGTGAAGGAAACTGTGGGGTCGGAccttcttccgcttttttcgggtgcatgcgccacAGAGTTCGGAAGCGTCTTCCCCGTTCAAGTGCAGAAATGGACGGCGAaactgagagaggagaacgaagcccgaaaagcgaaggcggcgggCGCGCGGGGAGCAACGGAGCAAGCCTGGCAGGCGGCAGATGGACACACGAATTACGTGGAGGATGGTCCTGCCTGCGACTGGTGGTATCTTGCACATACACTCGAGGACCAACTGTACATCTGCAGCGCTCGAAACCACGTTGTCCTCGTGAAGCTCGACTTACTCATGCGATCTGTGTGtgacgcgtcttcttcttctctcgctcgctcgcgtcttccGGCCTCGCCGAAGTTGGAGACTGGAGGTTCTTCCGGAGTGGATGCCTTTGAGGGAGATCGCAGGAGGTTGAGGGTAGGCCAGCGACGAGGTCTCGTTTGGGAGATGCGGACGCTGAATGAGAAGAAACAGCTTGTCTCTGAAAACAGAATCGCCGTCAGCCACGACCGAAGATGTGTAGCGATTATAACGTGGACAGGAGATGCTCTGGCCGTTCTGGAACTCGACGCCGTCCCCGCCCTACacccgtcttcttcctctcccttttgttcgccttccgtttctctgccaCACGGGCGCGTCTCGAGCCTGGCGTCCGCAGCCTGCGCGGGAGGAGCCGCATCAGCTGcgcagagacaaggagaggaCGCAAACACGGGAGCACGAGATGGTGGAAAGGCAGACGCTGGCAAGttgcagagcgaagaagaggaagaagatggaagacGCACTGAGGTGTACAAAGGGCCTGCGGTTCGAATTCGGAGACAAAACTGGCTGCCGCTCTTCAGAGGCACCTCCGTCGCATtcacagacgagagagcgtTTGGCCGGCAGCTCGTTGTGGCGCAGGAACCGAAGCTG GGCGGCCGCGTTTTCGTGTTGGACTGGgattcgcttttcttccagCCGTCCCCGCTTCAgccgcttcctccttcatcgtcgtttccctctccgtgtctctcaTCTTCACCCACCCAGTCCACCTGGTGTTCGTGTTCTCCCGGTTCTCCGGTTTCTTCTACCTGCAGGTGTGCTGGTTCTGCCTCTTGTTCTGCTTGtgctctctcttgttcgtcttcgtGGTCTCTCGCTTGTTCTTCCGGTTCCTCTGCTGCGCTGCGTGCTTCTTGTGGAGCCTCGAGAGGGCTCGcggggacgaggagacaggaggcagaAACTCAGAAGGTGGGGTCGCGttcgaagaaggcgcggagacgcgccggAGTGGACCACAAAGGCGAGGCTGCACGACggctcgctcttctcgccgcccACCCTGCGACGCTGGCCATCTTGGACACACCTGAGAGCCGGGGCGTCAGCGAG GTCGTTGCCGTGCGCCGCCACAGCGCcttctgctgcctcctcgccccctcctcctctcgccgccAGACCTCCCAgtgcctcgcttcttcttgttcttcgttgcctttgtctgcctcctcttctgcttcggcggtgtcgtcgtcttcgccgttttctctcggggcgtcttctgcgagtcgcccggaaagagagactgtTCCTGGAGGGTGTGGACGAACCGACGACTGTCTGCTTTTCCGGGTGGAGAGGGGACAGTGTGCCGCAGTTCCGGTCGTTTGGCAGTTCGACATTTTTCAGCAGCTCCTGAGTTTCCACGAGAAGCACGAACTTCGAGGCGAAGACCTCGATGGAGCGacggccttcttcttcaggcaTTTCGCTCGTGAG GTTTGCCACACCAGTTGGCTGAAGGCTGAAGACGCGTTGCTCCGCAGTCGCACACACTTTGTCCTTTCCCTCCCAggcgcgtcttcgtcctcttcttcgcctgagGCTTCTGCGCTCTCGGCGCGAGGACTGGAGAaggacgcgcatgcactcaagTCGACGCAGCGACCTCTCCCTGTGCTGCTGCCGATTTGCGCCCCCCTCCTCTTGGCGCCTCATTTCTCGACGCCTCACTCGCCTGTCTCACGGGTCTCCTGGCTCGCCGCCAGAGGACCTCTGGAGACGGCGGGCGCGAGAGGATGTTTGCGTCGGTGGGAGCATCTTTTCTGGGAGAGACCAAGAGAGAGCGCATGCGGACGGCGCCTGCGAGGAAAGCGCGACAGGGAAGGCACCTggcgaggaaggggagaaagtgATGTAGACGCGGTAGAGAAGGAGCCTGAGAAGGGAggggaaaaggaagcaaacggaggaggagagacagttcagagagacaaagaggaaatCAAACATCAGAGCGTGCAGGTGATGAGCGAGGATGAAAACGTCACGCGAGAAACACAACAGATACAAAcgatggaagaagaagaggaaacagatgGAACCTGCACTCTCGACCCAGCTAGCGCGAGTCTCGAAGAACTGATCTCCGCCCTCTCTCAGACGCCAGAAACACAACACGAGGCCgcttcgtctcgtctctcttttgcgaCCCCTAGCTCATCTCTGGGCTCTGTTCTCCCTTCTACATCGTCATTGTCGCCTACTtgtgcgtctgcttcttctccgcaatCGTCTTTGTGTACGCAATCGCATTCGTCTTCTGCGACATCTTCTGCGTCATCTTCGTCTGGGatgagaaggaagcgacagccTTCATTTTCACGGGAGAGTCTCGTCGCATGTTGTGAGGCGAAGCGTTGCAGACAGCGGGGGGAAAGGCGCTgtcgcggaagagaagatggagaagaagcaaagtcCAGCGAAATTCGCGTCCGTCGCCTGGGACCTCCTTTCTTGGATTTCTGGCTGCTGCAAGTCGCGACCGCCTCCGAGGAGGCGCTGTGA
- a CDS encoding hypothetical protein (encoded by transcript TGME49_259835), whose amino-acid sequence MPTKAEFSFRCPRWHVEASRSLGLVTFRARSNRRRGRFFLSLDVLPELRDRILNFKKSQTRLFFADDASFRFRPGCLAPCPSCRCPDILFFASSKGVSAVLA is encoded by the exons ATGCCGACAAAAGCGGAGTTTTCATTCAG GTGCCCGCGATGGCATGTCGAGGCGAGCCGGTCACTTGGGCTGGTCACTTTCCGCGCACGGTCAAACAGACGACGCGGCCgctttttcctgtctttggATGTCCTGCCAGAGCTACGTGACCGCATCTTAAACTTCAAAAAATCCCAAA CACGCCTCTTCTTTGCAGACGATGCCTCTTTCCGCTTTCGTCCCGGGTGCCTGGCTCCCTGCCCATCCTGTCGTTGTCCTGACATCCTTTTCTTTGCCTCCTCAAAAGGAGTTTCTGCTGTTCTCGCCTGA